A single region of the Neotabrizicola shimadae genome encodes:
- a CDS encoding ABC transporter ATP-binding protein, whose amino-acid sequence MAEIAFRNVTKRFGETLAVNDASFTVADNEFFCLFGPPLSGKTTILRLILGLDTPDEGEILIDGKVVNRVGPAGRNIAMVFQNLALFPHMTAEQNVRFPLVERRVPEAQIAARVADAAAKLHIAHILHKHPAQLSGGERQRVAIARALVRDPAAYLMDDPISALDARLREEARVELKRMQREAGRTLIYVTHDQEEAMSVADRMAILDHGAIRQIGAPTELYDRPASAYVARLLGAPVMNLVPPGLFPGRPGAAQVGVRPEDLAVTPDATGQARISGVEPLGGYTVLTIAAGGETLRAMLRGQPAFAPGQPVRLTAPPDRLHHFAPDGHRLTA is encoded by the coding sequence ATGGCAGAGATTGCCTTCCGCAACGTCACCAAGCGCTTCGGCGAGACACTCGCGGTGAACGACGCCAGCTTCACTGTGGCCGACAACGAGTTCTTCTGTCTGTTCGGCCCGCCGCTTTCGGGCAAGACCACCATCCTGCGGCTGATCCTTGGCCTCGATACCCCGGACGAGGGCGAAATCCTGATCGACGGCAAGGTGGTCAACCGGGTCGGCCCCGCCGGGCGCAACATCGCCATGGTGTTCCAGAACCTCGCGCTGTTCCCGCACATGACGGCAGAGCAGAACGTCCGTTTCCCCCTGGTCGAACGCCGGGTGCCCGAGGCGCAGATAGCCGCCCGCGTGGCCGATGCCGCGGCCAAGCTGCACATCGCCCACATCCTGCACAAGCATCCCGCCCAGCTTTCCGGGGGCGAGCGCCAGCGGGTTGCCATCGCCCGTGCGCTGGTGCGCGACCCGGCGGCCTATCTGATGGACGATCCGATCTCGGCGCTGGACGCCCGCCTGCGCGAAGAGGCGCGGGTGGAGCTGAAGCGGATGCAGCGCGAGGCGGGGCGCACGCTGATCTATGTGACGCATGACCAGGAAGAGGCAATGTCGGTCGCCGACCGCATGGCGATCCTCGACCACGGCGCCATCCGCCAGATCGGCGCGCCGACCGAGCTTTATGACCGCCCCGCCAGCGCCTATGTCGCCCGGCTTCTGGGCGCGCCGGTGATGAACCTTGTGCCGCCGGGGCTGTTCCCGGGGCGGCCGGGGGCTGCGCAGGTGGGCGTGCGGCCCGAGGATCTGGCGGTCACGCCCGATGCCACGGGTCAGGCCAGGATTTCCGGCGTCGAACCGCTTGGCGGCTATACTGTGCTGACCATCGCGGCGGGGGGCGAGACGCTGCGCGCCATGCTGAGGGGGCAGCCCGCCTTTGCCCCCGGCCAGCCGGTGCGCCTGACCGCACCGCCTGACCGGTTGCACCATTTCGCGCCCGATGGCCACCGCCTGACGGCCTGA
- a CDS encoding ABC transporter ATP-binding protein, whose translation MSAIRLEHLVKRFGGFTALKTMDLSIADGEFMALLGPSGCGKSTTMNMIAGMERPSEGRILFGDRDMSGVPMGRRGVGFVFQNYAIFTHMTVRRNLDYGLRMTGRPAAEVAKRTAAMADLLGLTDLLDRPAAGLSVNILQRLAIGRSAVMEPAIFLLDEPLSNVDAAFRSVMRTELKSLQRQFRQTMVYVTHDQLEAMTMADRIAVMDHGVLQQVGTPLEVYNDPANIFVARFIGAPGMNLLPGRLAETDRGLAVDLGPLGLTPPLPPGLAAAARGGKAEVTYGFRPEEVHLDPEGAALHLPLLLTERIGARNILHLGDSDAVRAVFPAGATLPAGGTVRFAPAEASVRLFDTASGRAIRGV comes from the coding sequence ATGAGCGCGATCCGCCTTGAACACCTGGTGAAGCGGTTCGGCGGCTTCACCGCGCTGAAGACCATGGACCTGTCGATCGCCGATGGCGAGTTCATGGCGCTGCTTGGCCCCTCGGGCTGCGGCAAGTCCACCACGATGAACATGATCGCCGGGATGGAACGGCCAAGCGAGGGCCGCATCCTGTTTGGTGACCGCGACATGTCCGGGGTGCCGATGGGCCGGCGGGGCGTGGGTTTCGTGTTCCAGAACTACGCGATCTTCACCCACATGACTGTGCGGCGGAACCTGGACTACGGGCTGCGCATGACGGGCCGGCCCGCCGCAGAGGTGGCAAAGCGCACGGCGGCGATGGCCGATCTTCTGGGGCTGACCGATCTGCTGGACCGTCCCGCGGCGGGGCTTTCGGTCAACATCCTGCAACGTCTGGCGATCGGCCGGTCGGCGGTGATGGAGCCCGCGATCTTCCTTCTGGACGAGCCCCTGTCGAACGTGGATGCCGCCTTCCGCTCGGTGATGCGAACCGAGCTCAAGTCCCTGCAACGGCAGTTCCGGCAGACGATGGTCTATGTGACCCATGACCAGCTGGAGGCCATGACCATGGCCGACCGCATCGCCGTGATGGACCATGGCGTGCTGCAACAGGTCGGCACGCCGCTGGAAGTCTACAACGACCCGGCCAACATCTTCGTCGCCCGCTTCATTGGCGCGCCGGGGATGAACCTTCTGCCGGGACGGTTGGCCGAGACCGACCGGGGCCTTGCCGTCGACCTTGGCCCGCTTGGCCTGACACCGCCCCTGCCGCCCGGACTGGCGGCGGCGGCGCGCGGGGGCAAGGCCGAAGTGACCTATGGCTTCCGCCCCGAGGAGGTGCACCTGGACCCCGAAGGCGCCGCCCTGCACCTGCCGCTTCTGTTGACCGAACGGATCGGCGCGCGGAACATCCTGCATCTGGGCGACAGTGACGCGGTGCGCGCCGTCTTCCCGGCGGGCGCCACGCTGCCCGCGGGCGGCACGGTGCGCTTTGCCCCGGCCGAGGCCTCGGTGCGCCTGTTCGACACGGCCTCGGGCCGGGCCATCCGGGGGGTGTGA